The window tagtagagtcatgtagaatggtatgaagatgcctgcacttttctttgagaggcaataggaaatttaagaaaaatttcccttctttcatgtctcgaGTCGTAcagtagaagtgttctctaaggaACTTATGCAGATTCTTACATTACTCTATTAATGCCAACTCTGCCTTAGTTTTGAGGAAATAGTAATAGTGAGCTTAAATCCCTACAGGTATAGTTTTCTCAGAAAGTCCCCTCAGACAGTTATGGGATGGCACATATGCTAGAAAATATCCTAGCAGTGCTTTTAAGTTTCTATGTTTGAAGGACTTTATTCatggtcatgaaaaattatgCATTGAGCCAAAGTTAGATGTGCTCTATGAATGCTATGATAGCATATAACCTAGATTTAGAAGTATGAACTCAGAAGTTCAGCAGTAGTAGAGTTTGAATAATGTTTATCTAGATTTAgaagattatgtattcatagagctagttgtatgaaaggtaaaTTCGTAGGCTTAAAATAGTGTATacaaaaattttatgtttgttgattcaaaattatatgttgttgatgttgggtatgttaGTGTAGCAGTAAGTCTCATGGTTTTGATATGATGTTAGTAGGCTATGAAAGAAGATAGTATAGTTCATTGAAGGTGTAGGGATATCCATGTTaggtgttagaatctaagtttgagatACTTTGAAGTCTAAGCTAATGACAGTGTGAGCTCAATGTCTTGTGTATGATGTTGTTGCTAGCGGCGGCAATTTTCGGAGGCGGAGCTCcaaatcaaataatttcaatgcCAATCGAATCCAAATGAGGTCAGGAACAAAAATTTGTCAAAATCCTCTTTGATTTCCTCACAGAACCTGTCCAATTTTGAAATTAGGGTTTCGAAACCCTAATTTCACGGCGGCGGTGCTCCAGTGGCTGTAAATCAAAATTGGTCAATAGATATGGTTCAAAATGTCTCAATAAATGTATCCCTTATGAATGTCAAGGCCTATTCATCACAGAACTCAATCAAATTGAATTCTGATGAATCAAAGTGTGTTAAAGCTGATGAAAATGCAATGATTCAGCTGAGTATCCTAAAGGTAACTCTTCTTTTATCTCCTAAAAACATTCTTGGTGCTGAAAAATCTGTAGTTGAACCCCAAAAATTGATGtactttaaattgatattttttctctttgttcAAAGTTGAACCTTGGTTCACTTCATTGATCACTAGACGATTCTTTAAATTGATGTGCGCAGTGCTAGTTTTAGTTTCTCGTTTGGTTTAGTTCTAGTTCTTTTCAATTATAGTGATGAGTTGGTGACATCGATAGTGTTTATTAATAACTGAGTTATTATCTACAGTGAGTACTCGTCACTTGAACATAATGTTAATATGACTCTAGTCAATAAGTGGAAATCACTATTGGTAAAAGAATATATGATAAGATGCTAATTCAATATTTACTGTATGGCACGTTGCTTAGAATCTAGTGGATTAGAAGAAATTTAGAATTAGTAGGTAATTGGAAGTTTGTTTACTGTTTGAACAATGATAGAATTCTTGAGGCACCATGAAATAATTTATTGACTGCTTTCGTTTATCCTTTTTGGCTAATATTTCTACATCTTATTGTATgtttaaagaaacaaaaattgaTCTAGTTTGAGTTCGCAATGTAGTTCACACTTGCTCTTCAACTGCTCTTATTGTAGGTATTTGTGGTAGACACTACTTACTTGTATGGGCATAAATAGAAAGATTACTAACTTGGACTCTAAGGTACAAcaactatcttccctaagaagCACAAGAGCTGTGACTATGATCCTAGGATTCATTTTTGCTGTTGTGGTATACCATGTTTGGATTAAAAGAAATAGTCGCAAATCTACCCAGCTGGCTAAGGATGCACTGTTAGATTCAAAAAGATCATTTTTCAATTACATATTGTGGGGAAGCAACATACCAAATGGAGGAGCATACTAGAGAAACTCGATAATTTTCCCTATTGGTCATTATATAATTCCTGATGTAAAATGACTCGGGCACTTCTTAGAAGGTGCTGAGTTTATTTAGTCTCCTTTGATTACAGTTTTtcttctttagttatttttgtgGGAACTAACTCTAGATTCCAATGAGTTATCGTGTAAAATGCTATAATTAGTTAAATATGATTCAGCTTATAATTCAGTTCAACTGGGAAAAAAATATGTGATCAACATAACATTTTAAACTCCATGCTATAGAAATGACTTCTCACTTAGTAGGATTAAGGGAGTAATTAAAGCTCAGCCATCACATAGAACCTAAATTTTGATTTAACAGACCACGCCATCACTGGCAAACAATTAAATAAGCAGACTCTCATTTTACAGCAAAAAAATTGGCTAAGATAGCTGAGGTTACCACCTAGCACAAGTGCACTAAAAATCACCTTAAGAAAATGAAGAACTAAATAATTAGAGACACactatacaacaaaaataaaaaagaactcaTATCACATGCTGGAAGAAAAACAGAGGTAACGACATGGACTGAAGAACAATCTTTCTAATTTCTTCACGTGCAATTTTTACAACCCACGAACAAGGATATAGGAAAAAAAACTCCCTGCAGACCTCATTTGTGGATTTCACAGGGTATGTTGTTGATGTTTAGCAATAGGACACCAGTCAACTTTGAGAATGACAGAAAAAAAGACAACTTTCAGCAATATATCAGAAGAAACATCCACATATCAACTGCATCTACATATAAGTCTGCAGTAAAATAGCATCCCATCTTAAACAACTTGTTCCTTAATGTAACTACTAAAAAGTCTAATTAGCAGCAAAAAGGTAACAAAATATGAAGTATAGCTGATTCATTTTTTCTTCCTTGAACTCAAAATAACTTCTCCCCTATTTTTCCCACCCCTCACTGTCTTCAGTTTTCATATTCTTTTTGCCTTTTCAACATTCAACTGATTTGAAGTTATGGATGCGTTACCTTTGTAAGATAACTTTTTTGGTGAATACAGAAAATTTTAGGTATACTTGAACCAGTTTCATCTCCCTTGAAGCCAATCTTCGTAGTACCAGTTGGTCGATGCGGAAACTTTTTAGCttcaagcctagtcttagcttcgGAGATTCTCTTAGGTTGCATAGTTTTCTACTCATCCTCTTCAGATTCATCTCTATCTGTATCAACAACTGCAACATTTAAAGGCGCAACATGTAGCCCAGGTCCAATAGATTTGGTCTGTTGAATTGAAGAAGAAACACATCCAGGAGTAGCCATAAATACACTAGATTCTTGGCTATCTCAGGGTGCTAACACTAGTACATCTTGAACTGGTTCTTTTGATATGTTAAGCTACAAAAATTGACAAAGTAGTTAAATAATTGATTAAGTAATGCTTATAATAACCAAGTATAGAaaaattacttaccaaaggaCATTTCCTTTGATTATGGCCTGGTTCACCACAATGATCACATGTCATTTTTAGACCTTTTCTTGAAGCTAAGCATACCCCCCCCCTCTCTCTTTCTAGATTCGATCTTTTCCCCTGTTCTCTTAACCTTTGGTCTACCAaccattttttgtattttaggtGGCTCCATAGCATGAGCAGGATCAACTTTCCAAAATTTAGAACCTCTAACAGGTTGTATCTTATGCATGTACACCAACATGTAAGCTTCTTTTGAATACCACCAATTCACATGATTTTTTGGTTCTTGCTTGTCATGAATGTAAGCTTTAATGGCATGAGGACATGATATGCCTGTCAAGTCCCATGTCCTACATGTGAACTTCTTCCTACCAAGATGCACCATATGTATATCTTCGCCCTCAACAACCTCATACCCTTGGTCTCCATTAGATTTTACTTCACAACAATGTGCAATCATATTGTAATCAGTAAACAACTCCATGGCATATGGACTGAACTTTTTTTCCAATTTCTCCCCTCCTCTTCAAGTTCTTTCAACCTTACCATAACCTATTTATACAAACAGTGAGACAATAAGCTTAAATGAAAAATAGTAAGACAACAAACTTAATTGATAAAGTCTTgctaaattaaaaatagtgaaaaaaatattctgaaaaaaagtgaaaaactcaaaaattcaaataatgaaaaaaaataaagagtggaTTACCTTGGTTCTAATTTCTTCCAACATCTTCATTATAGGCTTTCCTCTTTAATTTAGAATCCATTTGTTGAATGATTGTGTAAAGTTATTTTCACATGCAGAATTCTTGCAGACTGTGTCAAAATAAGCCCTATACCAATGTTGTGCAGGATACCACACCAAATCCTTCAAAGCTTTTTCAGTCAAAGCTCCTATGTCCTTTAACTGATCATGAAATTCTTCTTCATTTGTGCTCCAAGCAAACCATCACAGTAGTTTCTTCATTTGTACACTTCTCCAAATCTTGCTCCAGTTTGCTTCTATGTGTCTTACACACCATCTATGATGTGCTTTGGGATAGACTTGACTAATAGCATTCAACAACCCCtataacaataaatataaaaataattaatgtacAAGTTGCATAAAAATTTAAcagaaaaacataaataaaagtgTCAAGCAATTACCTTCTGCATATCAGACATAAATGTCAATACTTCACCATCGGCTAAATCTAATGAACTTTCGAGCAACTCAGCAAACCATTTCCAGGTTCTACTTGTCTCTTTGTGTACCACTGCCCATGCAAGGGGATAGAAGTGTTTCATTAAATCTTGGCCGAGTGCAACTAATAAAATTCCCTTGAATTTTCCTTTTACAAATATTCCATCTAGCCCTATAAAAGGCCTCAAACCTGCTTTCCAACCATTTTTCAAAGCTTGAAAGAACACATACATTCTTAAGAACCTTTTTTTCCCCTGATTCAAAGCCTTTTTAGATATATTTAAGATCACATCTATACCAGGATTGCTCTTCCTCAATTCTTGGGCATAAGCCTCTAACTTATTAAATTCATTAATGTAGCTACCCTCCAATTTCTCTAATATAAGCCTCTTAACCCTTTTCATTGTAGAATAGCTAACATTCAGTTTAAACATATcattcaaatattttctcatgTCTGTCACCATGTACTTTGGATAATTCTGAATCTTCTTCTTAAAGTAGTGTGCTAAAGCATCTTGGGTAGCTCTTTTATTCTGAAAAGATGACAAACAAGTGTGATTTGTATTCAAAGTCTTAATTTTGAATCCCTGGTTTTTCTTATCTTCAGATATCAAACACTCAAAGGGACATCCAACATCACACACATATCTTAATCTGGTAGTGTCATTTTTTCAACTTGCAGGCGTTTCTTATTAGCAATAGAGTAAAAAAAGCACAACTCTCTTAGCTTCTTTAAGATTTTTAAAGCACATACCTTTTTCCAACTCTAAGAACATGTCTATCTGGTCATTGACTTCTCTATGCTTTTCCTTTCAAAAAAATTCCAACTCTTCATTATCATAATCTCTAAGAATAGCCTCATTATTATCCTCTACCTGTGATTCAACATCAGTTCCTATTCCTACCTCCTCTTTATTCAAGCTAGGTTGATTAACAAGAAAGATGTTTGGAGCTACAACACTAGCTTCACCCTTATCTACAACAAATAGTTGAAGTGCCCTAAtctacaaaaaatagaaaattcataacaTTTCTTTCAAATGCATAAAATTGAGACAACAGTTGCACatgaatctaaaataaataaaaaaacctttaaaataatacaataaatggATACCAAATCATAAAAAACTAACATCTAAATTCCATGTTTAGCTTAATTGAGACACAACGActtcataaaaattcataaaatcagaATATAAAAAGTATAACAATAAAGAGAAAATCGTAGAATTTCACCATCACCAAAATTATAAAAGCCTTAAGTTAATAGTACAATGAAATTCAAAACTAATTAGCTGTATaaacaaacataaaaaacaacaaaaacttatAAAATGTGTTCATATTCATTAGATCAGGTAGGATTTCAAAATACACTAAACCCTAACATTACATGGATACTACATAACTTACTTGGATAATATAGATTGATGAGCGTAGAAGGTAAATTAGAGTTGATTTTGGGCTTCTTCACTGCAACTTTCATCAAAACTTGTGTTATCAAGATCACATTCTATAGTTTGGTTATGAAATTAGGTTTTTGCTCTAAATATTCTTAAATCACGGTTCATTTTTAAGAAGATAAACTATTGTTATGAATAATTTCTCCCCTTTACTTGTTATGTTTGGGTCGGGTTGCTGGAAATTAGATTGGGTGGATACTTAGGTGAAAATTAGATTGGGTTTtgaaaataattagattttacttAATTAAATTTCAAGCCAATGATGAGCTGCCATGTGTTAAAGTCAAAGCCTAATCAGATGTCTATTAATTGGAAGGGTATTTGTGAGCCACATAGGTAGATGGAAGGGCATTTTAGAGCCTAAAGATAGATGAAGGGTATTTTAGAGCCATTTATAGTagtttaagggtatttttgatcctttttcgtaGATTTTATTAAGTGGCTAACAGACTTAGAATAATAacttaaagctaagggagagatgataggacaagtaaccaagttagaatcttagattcttgtagtgatgccagtgtgttgTAGAGTaacagtaagggaagatgatgcCCAACTCATTCTTACCTCTGTTCAAAGTTTTGTAATttagtcatcatgatatctactcatgccttacctATCAGTTTCATAACCGTagttcatattcatgcactttccataaaATCTTGTATGCTTCTAGTTTCTAGTATGAGAAGTTCCAATTCACTCAACAGTACGAATTATATtacatgaaatttatgaactccaatttcaggtcatgcagctcatgactcatgtactcatgtattaTAGTAAGTTCAGTTCCttgtactcatgctacactcttaatgaccaAAAAAATTCATACTATGccatgtatatcctcagtctTGATCTCTATAATAAAGTCGTGTCATGGATACTTTATTCCTCAGGactcagttaagtgtccaagttatgcatcgtattctttcatgcttcaggtcctcctaTTCTAAATTTTAGTGACCTCCTTATGtcatgatagtggtgatgagtaattatTTAGATTGAGAAAGAAAATGTTCCTTATTAAGGAAAGGATTATTGTATGTTTCTATTTATATAATGCTATAAGGTTGAATGGAGATTGAAGTTaagcttttgatatatgtcatgatTATTTGAAATTCTAcgtgtgttttcttggggtagtgcatAGAAGTTGAAAGGATAgaagtttagagaatatgagacaAGTACTTTTGTggttgtttgcctagaagttcatgtgtg of the Capsicum annuum cultivar UCD-10X-F1 chromosome 11, UCD10Xv1.1, whole genome shotgun sequence genome contains:
- the LOC124888790 gene encoding uncharacterized protein LOC124888790 — translated: MELFTDYNMIAHCCEVKSNGDQGYEVVEGEDIHMVHLGRKKFTCRTWDLTGISCPHAIKAYIHDKQEPKNHVNWWYSKEAYMLVYMHKIQPVRGSKFWKVDPAHAMEPPKIQKMVGRPKVKRTGEKIESRKREGGGHNQRKCPLTKSIGPGLHVAPLNVAVVDTDRDESEEDE